DNA from Algisphaera agarilytica:
GATCGAACAGGCCCAGGCACTTGCGGTCGCCGGTGCGGAACACGGCTTTGTGCCGCTCGGTTTCGACGAGCAACCGGTCGTGGAACTCCGACAGGTTGGCGGGCGGCACGGGAAGCACGGGCTCGGCGTTGAAGATCGGCAGGACGCTGCGCCCCGCGACGCTTTCGGGGTGGTCCGCTCCGCCGAGGTGGGCGATCGTCGGCGCAACATCGACCACGCTGAACAGGCCGTCCTGGAATTTTTCCTTCGGCGGCGACACGCCGGGCGCGTCCGGCGGTGTGACGATGAGCGGCACCTCGATCGAAGGCGCCAGGAACGAGCGGTGGCCGATCAGGCCGTGCTCGCCGAGCAGTTGCCCGCGGTCGGAGGTGAGCACGGTCCAGGTGCGGTCGGCGTCTTTGCGTTTGGACAACGCCTCGTTGAACCGGCCGACGCCGTGGTCAATCAGGCTGACCCGGCCGAGGTAGTCGGCCCGGATGCGTGCGACCTGATGCGGCTCGAGCCGTTGCAAGACCGAGCGCGGAAGCTCCGGCTCGACGAGCGCATCGAGCTGCTCGAACTTGGCCGGCACAAATCCCTTCGCCAGGTCCGCCCCTTCGACCAGCCCGTCGTAGTACATCGGCGGGGGCAGCTCGTTGCCCGGGCCGCTGAAGACCACGAACATCGCCCAGGGCTTGTCCTCGGGCATCCGGCCCAAGGCCTCGGCGGCCTGGGCGGCGATGAAACCGTCGATGTCT
Protein-coding regions in this window:
- a CDS encoding sulfatase-like hydrolase/transferase, yielding MNHKRNLLIVLAHGLRSDALSDEREWPLPTPHLVDLAERGVRLVLSSASPADPGGMTSVLTGLHARQHGQLRDDEQPQPLRDGLPAWLADAGYHTVGVGEVGAFASLLDESLVTEGVANPEPKPNRCWYTAAARSRGHAPALAQQRRQRLRSGPLAPDRLMLEPEEDIDGFIAAQAAEALGRMPEDKPWAMFVVFSGPGNELPPPMYYDGLVEGADLAKGFVPAKFEQLDALVEPELPRSVLQRLEPHQVARIRADYLGRVSLIDHGVGRFNEALSKRKDADRTWTVLTSDRGQLLGEHGLIGHRSFLAPSIEVPLIVTPPDAPGVSPPKEKFQDGLFSVVDVAPTIAHLGGADHPESVAGRSVLPIFNAEPVLPVPPANLSEFHDRLLVETERHKAVFRTGDRKCLGLFDLLEDPEEKVNLIHDNTATTRKLVLQMRLHLSGVLMPLRG